Proteins encoded in a region of the Podarcis muralis chromosome 2, rPodMur119.hap1.1, whole genome shotgun sequence genome:
- the LOC144326024 gene encoding uncharacterized protein LOC144326024: MLREAGNGASQGDSRAAALSCPPPRRAEEQRPVAWRVSPERSRIPLQGRSEESEQGGVKMEEQRPRERERLECKGKKPPAGQVGTIRDLLPGEDLCQIKQEPEEGQPQHHWDAQKQDFLKTMQPPRSGWETPQAPSSPHSEDGVLSVRGAADASRWPSGRARGTDQTLLPDTEGLLGKEAATCSGFCAPQEAEPANLAETEPASLARMEGGRWTVDLVRLSPASLPTTSEHSLPGPLEKSDSQTGEEDESQNSMEPPVNSLGRTKKQFKCMECGMCFYHSGSLRIHQQTHKGEKLFECMKCGMNFSHSQALRIHQRTHTREKPFECMECGKSYSRSGALRRHQRTHTGEKPFKCMDCGKSFSRSDRLRKHQRIHMEKPFKCIECRKSFSRDEALRIHQRTHTGEKPFLCVDCGKSFSRSRSLRIHQQSHTGEKPFECIECGKSFSGSRYLRIHQRTHTGEKQFKCMECGKSFSQSGYLRIHQRTHTGEKPFECTECGKSFSESGALRRHQRTHTGEKPFKCIECGKSFSRSESLRIHQRIHMDKPFKCIECRKSFSQHGHLRIHQRTHTEEKPFECIECGKSFSRNGTLRIHQRTHTGEKPFKCIVCRKSFSESGYLRIHQRTHTGEKPFECVDCGKSFSRSGYLRIHQRTHTGDKPFKCIECGKSFSEGGKLRIHQRTHIG, encoded by the exons cagGGTGGCGTAAAAATGGAAGAGCAGAGacccagggagagggagagactggAGTGCAAAGGAAAGAAACCTCCTGCCGGCCAAGTTGGGACCATCAGGGATCTTCTGCCTGGGGAAGATTTATGTCAGATTAAGCAGGAGCCAGAGGAGGGTCAGCCGCAGCACCACTGGGATGCCCAGAAGCAGGATTTCCTGAAGACGATGCAGCCCCCTCGTTCAGGGTGGGAAACCCCACAGGCTCCCAGTTCTCCCCACTCTGAAGATGGTGTCCTCTCCGTCAGGGGAGCTGCGGATGCCAGTCGGTGGCCCAGTGGGAGAGCAAGGGGGACAGACCAGACCCtgctcccagacactgagggGCTTCTGGGAAAG gaagctgcaacttgctctggattctgcgctcctcaggaagctgaacctgcaaacctagctgagactgaacctgcaagcctggccaggatggaaggaggaagatggacggttgacctggtcaggctgtctcccgcatccctccccacaacctctgagcattccctcccaggacccttggagaaatctg actcccaaacaggtgaggaagatgaaagtcagaattctatggagccacctgtgaattcattgggaagaacaaagaaacagtttaaatgtatggaatgtgggatGTGCTTTTATCACAGTGGAAGTCTGAggatacatcaacaaactcacaaagGAGAGAAACTATTTGAATGTATGAAGTGTGGAATGAACTTTAGTCATAGTCaagcacttagaatacatcaacgaactcacacaagggagaaaccatttgaatgtatggaatgtggaaagagctacagccGAAGTGGGgcacttagaagacaccaacgaactcacacgggggagaaaccatttaaatgcatggattgtggaaagagcttcagtcgaagtgatagacttagaaaacatcaacgaattcacatggagaaaccatttaaatgtattgaatgtagaaagagcttcagtagagatgaagcacttagaatacaccaacgaactcacacgggggagaaaccatttctatgtgtggattgtggaaagagcttcagtcgaagcagatctcttagaatacatcaacaaagtcatacaggggagaaaccatttgaatgtattgaatgtggaaaaagcttcagtggaAGTCGAtatcttagaatacatcaacgaactcacacgggggagaaacaatttaaatgtatggagtgtggtaagagcttcagtcaaagtggatatcttagaatacatcaacgaactcatacgggggagaaaccattcgaatgtactgaatgtggaaagagcttcagtgaaagtggagcacttagaagacaccaacgaactcacacgggggagaaaccatttaaatgtattgaatgtggaaagagcttcagtcgtagtgaatcacttagaatacatcaacgaataCACATggataaaccatttaaatgtattgaatgtagaaagagcttcagtcaacatggacaccttagaatacatcagcgaactcatacagaggaaaaaccatttgaatgtattgaatgtggaaaaagcttcagtaggaatggaacacttagaatacatcaacgaactcacacgggggagaaaccctttaaatgtattgtatgtagaaagagcttcagtgaaagtggatatcttagaatacaccaacgaactcacacgggggagaaaccatttgaatgtgtggattgtggaaagagctttagtcgaAGTGGAtatcttagaatacatcaacgaactcacacaggagataaaccatttaaatgtattgaatgtggaaaaagcttcagtgaaggtgggaaacttagaatacatcaacgaactcacatagGATAG